The proteins below are encoded in one region of Cygnus olor isolate bCygOlo1 chromosome 19, bCygOlo1.pri.v2, whole genome shotgun sequence:
- the SURF4 gene encoding surfeit locus protein 4, which translates to MGQNDIMSTAEDFADQFLRVTKQYLPHVARLCLISTFLEDGIRMWFQWSEQRDYIDGTWNCGYFLASIFVFINLFGQLSGCILVLSRNFVQYACFGLFGIIALQTIAYSILWDLKFLMRNLALGGGLLLLLAESRSEGKSMFAGVPTMRESSPKQYMQLGGRVLLVLMFMTLLHFDMNFFSILQNIVGTALIILVAIGFKTKLAALTLVIWLFGINIYFNAFWTIPAYKPMHDFLKYDFFQTMSVIGGLLLVVALGPGGVSMDEKKKEW; encoded by the exons ATGGGCCAGAACGACATCATGAGCACCGCCGAGGACTTCGCGGACCAg TTCCTGAGGGTGACGAAGCAGTACCTCCCCCACGTGGCCCGCCTGTGCCTGATCAGCACCTTCCTGGAGGATGGCATCCGCATGTGGTTCCAGTGGAGTGAACAGAGGGATTACATTGATGGGACGTGGAACTGTGGCTATTTCCTGGCCTCCATCTTTGTGTTCATAAATCTCTTCGGACAGCTGA GCGGCTGTATCCTGGTGCTGAGTAGGAACTTTGTGCAATATGCCTGCTTTGGACTGTTTGGAATTATAGCATTACAG ACTATTGCATATAGCATTCTATGGGACCTGAAGTTCTTGATGAG GAACCTTGCCCTTGGGGGaggcttgctgctgcttttggctgAGTCACGCTCAGAGGGGAAGAGCATGTTCGCTGGTGTCCCCACCATGCGGGAAAGCTCTCCTAAACAGTACATGCAGCTCGGGGGCCGTGTGCTGCTGGTCCTCATGTTCATGACACTGCTGCATTTTGATATGAACTTCTTTTCT aTTCTGCAGAACATTGTGGGCACCGCCCTGATTATCTTGGTGGCAATTGGCTTCAAGACTAAGCTGGCTGCCTTGACTCTAGTCATCTGGCTCTTCGGCATAAACATCTACTTCAATGCCTTCTGGACCATTCCAGCCTACAAGCCCATGCACGACTTCCTCAAATATGATTTCTTCCAGACCATGTCTGTAATTGGAGGGCTCCTCCTCGTGGTTGCACTGGGTCCTGGCGGAGTCTCCAtggatgagaaaaagaaagagtggTAA